GCGTCTGGTTGTCcggaagaaaaacaattcTCGGCCAGACGGGCGAGCAGGAGAGAATGAGTCTGTTTCGTGTGCGGTTTTCCTAAATATAGGTCAGTTCAAGTGGGTATCGATGTAGccaacacacggacacgtcCATCGGAGACGTCTGGTAattggtggtggctgtgaACAGATGACCGGATGAGTTGCTGCTCGAGGGACTCGAATGTTTCGCATTTAAATGAGGtttacgatcgatttgaatGATTGAAAGACATTTTATGTGCATTGATGTGGCCGTTTTCCCACTGTTTCGGCAAAGGGTTAACAAATATTATGACTTTGATGTATAAATGAACAGCACCGTTGGGATTGAGGCGTTGATTTCCGAACGCGAATTAGCGACATTCAATTTGCTTTTAAAAATCACTTATTTGATCGAAAGTTTTAAACAACCTACAGTGGGAAAAATGCTTATGGGCCATTCTCAAGAAACCGGCGCCCCAAAATCCTGGGTCCTGGAATTCCGGTTTCGGACAGTACAGCATTTGGGCTAGGTCAATCCGGCTGACCTAGGCTCGGGACTGACGAAAGGCCTCTCGGTTTTGGGAAGATTTTTGGGACACTTTCGTCAAGAAAATCTACAAGAAATCTATGCCTTTACCTGAGTCTCTGTGCTAGAGGAAACCGATTGTCTTCCTTCAAGCGGCAGGTCTTTCCAAAGCGTGGATTCGTGGGAATGGATGACTCCAAGATACAGGTTTTACTTTAgttttttggttgaaaacCAGTTCAATACCGAACCAGTTCGCTTTGGTTTGGGAGTGTTTCGTAGGAAAAATGCATTCCGAAGAACCTTTGACTGCTGCATCGATTCAAGAAGCTACGAGCGATGGTGACCATGCATCGAGAGAAATGTTTGTGGCACGCGTCTGCATTATCCTTGGTGAGAAGCGAGGGGACGTAATGAAAAGGGAGGGTTGTCTTTTCATGACCCTTCCGGCAATCtcctttttttatcctttccaAAAGGATCCGTAACGCATATCTGTGAACATGTAACGCTTATCTCATATTCGTAACGCATATAACGTATTTCACATTATCTACATCTAGGCGCTTCAACACAACAACATTTAGGCGCATTTTTTGCAAGATGCAGGTTCAGTATTTCTCGATAGCTTTTCTCTTTGTATGAACAGTTAAAAACCATCGTTTATAAAGAGTTGCTCATATGAAGGGTTGAAAATATGAACGCTTCTATACACTAAAATATCTTACGAAATAGAAGATATTCAGTTAACAACTGCTAGCGGCCGACGGTTCCCCGGCAAGGAATAGCTATGGACGGATTCAACAATCAACGAGTAATGCATTTATTGGAACTTAATTCATCAATACCAAGATGCGGCTATTTGCTATGCCGCAAATTGTAACGAATTCCAAATTCGCATAAAGACGAGACTCCGGCGGCATCCAAAACCCCCATTACAAGCTTGCAACTTTCGATCACCGGGATGtgtttaaatcatttcaaaacTATTCCCCCACAAACATCAACCGCATCGCCATTTCGATCTATCGACtattcgaatcgaaatcgcaCCGACCAGATCGTTTTTCTCCGATCCACCCACCAACCAGGAACATATGGTTTGACCGGAAAACTCCCAGTGAGTAACGAAGAATGTTTCGTACGGATCGACCGGCTCCGTGACTGACGTGCTGCTGACGAGCGTAAAAGTTACGTAAATCGTTCGATTATGTAAAACGGGTTAACGACTAAAATTCACCGACAACGTCAACGCCATGCCCGCGCGAGTGATAACTATGCTGGTGACATGCGAGCATGATTtacggacgatgatgattgaagCGTCTGTTTACAGGTGTTCCCCATGTGCAACCACGGCGGCACCTGCGAATCGGACAACAAtgtgccaccgccgccaccgcagcCGAGAAGCGAGCCCGATCTTAAAAATAGCTGACACATTAAAAGTGACCAACCGGTGGACAGTGTGTTCACTTTTTTGACAATAATTCAAGGGTAGCACAATGGGGCCCATTACCACCCGGCGTaatgctcgtcgtcgtcgtcgtcgtccgtgtgcatgatgattttcgatttattttaaGACAATCGTTGATCCAATGTTTGAGGATCTCGCTTTGCAGCTCCCTTCCTGACAACAACATGCGAGTCATTTCGGTAACCAGGTTCACACCGCAAGGGGACGCTAGCCGGATCGATGACATGATCCCTACATCATACTCACCTTTTCGCTGAAGTGAACACGGCGCTTAGCGTACGGCAGCTCAAAGGTTTTCATCTGAGGTACCCTCCAGAATGGGGGTCGTTCGTAGTTCTGCCGGTCGCAATCCATCCCGCCAGCTGCGTTGTATCCACGTGACGCCTACTGTGAACGAATTCACGCCCTCGGCGGCTAGCAACGCACTAACTAGACCGTGGTGGTGTTCTGTCCTGTCAAACTTGACCTTGTACTGACGATCGAAGGAAGATGCTTCCGGATTCacaacacacggacacacacacgcacacgtacaggTGTTCTGCACCGTGTCACACCTTCTTCCCGTTCGATTCCTTCCTCTTGATGTCGATCTTCTGTCTCTAACGCCAGATGCCGTCGTTCACCATCGAGCGTTCCTGTTGGACTGCTTGGATCCACGACGATCAGCACCGCAGCGCGTTTCCACCGAGCTATTCTGGCAGGGTACGTGCGGAACGTTGAGGAACTGTgacaaccgcagcagcagccgcatgaTTGTTCTTTCGACGCCCACGACACCGACGGATTTgatgggaggaaggaagaaagcaacGGATCACGGCGGTGGTAGCGACTGGCCGCGGTCAGCAGTTCTCAATGGGCGGGAAAGCGTGTGGTTCTGCGCAGGTCCGGCTCACCGGCATGGGTTGTTGCGCAAACAGCGTGCAACACGCCGCTCGGTGATGCGTCAGCCACATACGTTAACGTTGTAAACGATATCGTCTGAACCAAACCCTGAACCCGTATCGCGGTCCGATTGGAACGCGCTTGCCCCGGTCAGTAAATAAAGTCCATTTATTTGTACACGGTTTTCCCGTCAAGTTTCCGCCGTTTGGCGGCTTtcgtggtttggtggtttttccgGGAGTGCACACGGGATTTACGAGCGTCACCGAGCACGTTGGAATGGATAAAGTGAGGTTTTCGATGCGCTCATTTCGCGAACATGGTTTAGACAAGAAAATCAGGGAATGTTGATTGTTAAATTTGGGTTTAGGCATAAAAATGCCACTTTTGAAAACGCGggaacattttcatttgtttcttaTTTACGGGAAACCTAAAGCTAAAAGATGTCGGAAATACCAGCAAAGTTAAGAATCAATTGAAATTTTTGAGGTAAGATTCATTTTGGACGAATTATGGTCTTGACCATCGtgggttttcctttcccttaCAGCCCCAAATACATTAAATTTCGTTTGAAACTGTCGCACTGTCAATTTGtcgaacattttttttcacaGTATCATAGCAACATATTGTGGTCCGATACTCAAATTATTATTCAAaagataacaacaacaacggtaacAAAATGAGGACAATAATGTAAGGGTAGCACAAGAATAGCACAACTACCAAAAAATTCACATTTAGGTCCTTGGTGCTTTAATGCCTAAtttgaagcaataaattcAACAATTTTGGTTTCTACTGTCTGTGCATAGTTCGGCAGAAAAATCCGTGAAGTTTGTTGTACTCCTACTTTCGGAAAACGCGGAATACAGAATGCTTCAAAGTTGAAAGAAGAATACAAGACAGAATCGTTTTAGGTGATACAGTATTCGtgtattttcatttaaatatcATGACTTTACGATAGGAAGCCATCTAGGTGACGACTGCGATGTGCTTACGTCCGGGGATCCCCAAAAGGCCGGTAGTTGTGTTGAGATATTTGGGGATAGGATGATACGGTGGCCACCTCATGTGCTCTAGTTTGTGACCACGAGGACACATACCGACATGAGTAAGAGGAGCCGgctcttttcgctcctctACCTCGCTCTTTAGTGGGTTTTTGACACCcaccacacccacacacaggACACTTGGAATTGTAGCTAACAGATTCAGGCGACGGatcaacgcagcagcagagcagcgagGTAGTACTCTGCCGCCCTACGAGACACACCTGTTTCTAGTTTccctcttgctctttctctctcgctccggcTTTTTACTGGTACTGAGAGTAGTCCTGGGGTCTTGgtcttggctgctgctgctgctggggctgctgctgaagacggtAGCCACCGTTCTGCTGGGGCTGACTAGGTTGCGCGAAGCGCTCGTGCTGGCTCGACTGGGGGGCCGGCGTCGGGATCTTGACTACGATGTCGGTCGGCTGACGGCTGACCTCGGCCTTAAAACCCTCCTTCGGATCGGCCGTGTAGGTAACGGTACGGATGAACCCATCGGAGTCGACGACCGAGTAGCTGCCCTTGATCACGTTTCCGTCGCGCGTCTCCTTGCGATTCTGGTAGTTGGTGAACTCATCATCCTTCACGTCGAATCCGAACTGGTACGAAGGATTGGGCTATTTgtaggaaagaagaagaaacagagacGACggaaaaacatttcattaGAACCCATTAGGCCTTAGTAATCATCGTTCGTCGTTGAAACAATCAACTTCCCGCAAGGGAAACCGCACAAAGAAGTGAATGGCCTCATGCTTTTCACGTGTGCACAGTGTTGGTTATGTCATAAGCGACCGACGATCGAGTAAAAGTGGCGGAATCGAGTCGGAGATCGAGGGCACACTTTCACACGCCGGCGAACGGACGACCTCTGTGACCGAGCAACCGATCACGGGGGATACCGTGATGCAGTTCAGACCACCAAAGGGGGCACTTATGCAACAGACTTGCACTGTGTCACTGGCCGGAgtctttttgtgtttgtgtcgagTGTGACCTCCGAGTTCCGCACGGAATGATGAATATCGCGGGGGAAAACGATTGCATTCAGGTTATGTCATGGCGGGTAAGCGAGAGTGAATCGATTACCCTCGTTTTCTATGCATGGGGATCGAGATGGAAAGTCTAAAAATTCAATCGAATCCATTCAAAGACCACCTGAGCTGATGCTCTGAATAGCGAACTGAGGGGATCGATGATCTAATGGCGAATGAAGCTGACGGGTAATGGCCCGTTGCACTTCGCTGCGATGCGGCGTAAGTGGTCTGATCCggcgaacgagagaaacgCCGGAAATGGGGGAACGTTGGAAGCAATGGAAACGTGCCAAACCACTTTCCATCTGTCCATCTCGCCCCATCTGTTGtaggtctgggtctgggtcttGGTGGTCGCGTAAAATCCGGAAAGACCTGCCACATGGCTGGTTGGACGAGGAGATGGAGATGCAACCTAATTAGATGGTTGCAAACCAAAACGGGTTGGCCGCGGACCGAGCAAGCAGCCCTCGTTTTGAAGTTCAACGTCCATCGACGCGGGATGCGGAAATGCAATCGTGAACCATGCAGGGCGAGAAGGCGGGGGACGGGTCGAGCCCCCGAGTCGATGACCGTATTAATTGACTTTCGCTGGACGATCGCCGCGCgcgacaccacaccacatcgcAAAGTCGCAAACTTACGTCATAGTCCTCGGCGTCTTCCTCGAGCGGTTGCTTCTGGCCACCCTGCAGGTACTGTGGTCGTGGCTTGGACACTTTCAGCTGTGGCTGGGGCTGAGGCtggtgctggggctgctggtactgctgctcctgcacgTACTGGATCTAGTGGTAAAGTGGAGCGAAGGTGTGTAAGTTGTTAGAGAAAGTGAGGTCGTTTTCCGTTCGATCGCAAGTCGGATCATTAAGTCACGTTCGCCATGTGACATGGCAGTGAGTGACAATAATGACAATACAAAGaaaggaagcaggaagcagatAGTTAAATGACGGTCTCTGTGGTacctgctgtggctgctggtaCTGTGGCTGGTACTGGCGagcctgtggctgtggctgctggTACTGAGGGCGGATCTGTTGGGCTTGCTGGGGCAGATACTGAGGGATGTGCTGTTGTTCCTGTGCACCCGGTTCATGGATCGGGGTCGCATCGGCCCGTCCCTGAGCACCGGCGGCCTGAGCGATCTGCTGGTAGTACTGCCGCAGGTACGCCGGATCAACGGCCTGCTGTGGGAACGCGGACACAAATCCAACGCAAAGTATCGACGCTACGACGAAGGCACGCATTTTCGGGCTGCTTGGATCCTCGGTTCTGTTTGACAGTTCAATCTCACGCACCAGGACACACTTTGTGCACTACAAGaaacactacacacacacacacacacgcgcacacacgtacgcccgttacacaccaacaacaggacTTCTCGGATCACACTCGAGATCTGGCACCTTTCGACGATCTACGACGACGGCACTGGACAGTTTGCTGCTGAGCTGAAGCGAGTGGTACGGTTTTATATCTGCCACCGACAACcgactgctgccaccgctgccattGTGGACCccaccgagaccgagttgCCGACGAGGAGGCGGTTCAGCGCACagcaaagagagcgagagagagagagaggggggggggggagactcGCGGACGAGATCGAGCCGAACCGAAGAAGTCAATATACCGGGAACTCCCGGAGTGGGGTTTGGTTGTCGGCATCGGCGTCATCGGCACCAGCCCAGGCCCTTCACAAACGATCAGTCAGTCTCGGAGTCCCGCGACCGGGATTGATGTACCTTAGGCGGAGAGGCGTACCCATGCAGTACCACAGTGTTCAACGGGCTCCATGGTCCACGAGGTCACGACTTCCAGAAGCAAACGTATCCAGcgaggatcgatcgatagtgTCCTACTCTCAAGCGAGCTACCAGAACGATCACAATGGTATTCTACTCCGCCAATCGCTGATCAATCGGCCACTGGTCGGGTGTGGTCTATGTCTATGTAGTACTCGGGCCCATAGTTTatcagatcagcagcagcagcactgaaGGTCGCGGAAAGGTGGTGCGATCTAGAGAATGGCATACGCCCCGATAGCCTCTGCTCGTCATTCGCACTGAATCGCGTTCACTTCGCCGTTCGTTCTGCTTCTAATTCGCGGTGGCAACCGGACTTAGTCAGAGCCTAAGTTTGCCACTCGGGAAGGCGTTGATTGCCGTAAGGAGAGTCTGGCCTTTCGAATTTTAGAGTCTGGGCGGTTTAGTGATAGGTCGTCCGATgcccaacgacaacgacgacgacgatggcgacgacggagCCATTCCAGCGATAAGCACGGTTCGCCAGAAGTTCACTTCGCGTCAATCGCTTTAGGCTGGCTGTGTCCAGCTGGCGGGTCTATATGGCA
This sequence is a window from Anopheles darlingi chromosome 3, idAnoDarlMG_H_01, whole genome shotgun sequence. Protein-coding genes within it:
- the LOC125957289 gene encoding activating signal cointegrator 1 complex subunit 2 homolog, whose product is MRAFVVASILCVGFVSAFPQQAVDPAYLRQYYQQIAQAAGAQGRADATPIHEPGAQEQQHIPQYLPQQAQQIRPQYQQPQPQARQYQPQYQQPQQIQYVQEQQYQQPQHQPQPQPQLKVSKPRPQYLQGGQKQPLEEDAEDYDPNPSYQFGFDVKDDEFTNYQNRKETRDGNVIKGSYSVVDSDGFIRTVTYTADPKEGFKAEVSRQPTDIVVKIPTPAPQSSQHERFAQPSQPQQNGGYRLQQQPQQQQQPRPRPQDYSQYQ